A window of Natrinema versiforme contains these coding sequences:
- the cysE gene encoding serine O-acetyltransferase, which produces MFERVREDVRAMRERDPAAQGWLEVCLCYPGLHAVWAHRLAHRCWSGGAGRRLLARLFSHLVRLLTGVEIHPAAELGRRVTIDHGMGVVIGETAEIGDDVHMYHGVTLGGDTNAPVKRHPTVEDGAQLGANATLLGEITIGEDAAVGAGSVVTQDVEPGATVVGVPAERVD; this is translated from the coding sequence ATGTTCGAACGCGTGCGTGAGGACGTGCGGGCGATGCGCGAGCGCGACCCCGCTGCGCAGGGGTGGCTCGAGGTCTGCCTCTGCTATCCGGGCCTGCACGCGGTCTGGGCCCACCGGCTCGCTCACCGCTGCTGGAGCGGCGGGGCCGGCCGTCGCCTGTTGGCGCGGCTGTTCTCCCACCTCGTTCGCCTGTTGACGGGCGTGGAGATCCATCCAGCCGCCGAGCTCGGCCGGCGGGTGACGATCGACCACGGAATGGGCGTCGTCATCGGCGAGACGGCCGAAATCGGCGACGACGTCCATATGTACCACGGCGTCACGCTCGGCGGCGACACCAACGCGCCGGTCAAGCGCCATCCGACGGTCGAGGACGGCGCGCAGTTAGGCGCGAACGCGACGCTGTTGGGCGAGATCACGATCGGCGAGGATGCCGCCGTCGGTGCCGGTTCGGTCGTCACTCAAGATGTCGAACCCGGCGCGACCGTCGTCGGCGTGCCGGCGGAGCGAGTCGACTAA
- a CDS encoding TIGR00266 family protein produces the protein MDYEFTHRPSYTHLIVTLEPGESVIAEPGAMVGHSVNISMDTGTSRDGLLSSAKSLLGGESAFANEFTAEDEPGTVTFAPPSPGDVMPHELRDETLYSTDGAFLAATAGIDIDSEIGGLKSMLGEASVTPLALKGTGTAFIDAYGGLEKLELAAGESYVLDNEHLIAWDDEVDYSVRRVGNLKSTLLSGEGLVFEFTGPGTAWYQTRDMDALVSVLAPRLPSDN, from the coding sequence ATGGACTACGAGTTCACACATCGACCGTCGTACACACATTTGATCGTGACACTGGAGCCGGGTGAGTCGGTCATCGCTGAACCAGGTGCGATGGTCGGTCACTCTGTGAACATCTCGATGGATACCGGAACGAGTCGAGACGGACTCCTCAGTTCGGCGAAGTCGCTGCTGGGTGGGGAGTCGGCGTTCGCCAACGAATTCACCGCCGAAGACGAACCGGGGACGGTGACATTTGCTCCGCCGTCACCGGGCGACGTCATGCCTCACGAGCTTCGGGACGAGACGCTGTACTCCACTGACGGGGCGTTTCTCGCGGCGACTGCGGGGATCGACATCGACTCAGAGATCGGTGGCCTCAAGTCGATGTTGGGTGAGGCCAGTGTGACGCCACTGGCACTGAAAGGGACCGGAACGGCCTTCATCGACGCATATGGTGGCCTCGAGAAGCTCGAACTGGCGGCCGGCGAGTCCTACGTTTTGGACAACGAACATCTGATCGCCTGGGACGACGAGGTCGACTACTCGGTCCGGCGGGTCGGTAATCTCAAATCGACCCTACTGAGCGGTGAGGGTCTCGTCTTCGAGTTCACTGGCCCGGGGACGGCCTGGTACCAGACGCGTGACATGGACGCGTTGGTGTCGGTCCTCGCTCCGCGCCTGCCCAGTGATAACTGA